One part of the Numenius arquata chromosome 24, bNumArq3.hap1.1, whole genome shotgun sequence genome encodes these proteins:
- the CDK18 gene encoding cyclin-dependent kinase 18 isoform X3 translates to MNKMKNFKRRFSLSVPRTETIEESLTEFTEQFNQLNNRRNEDLAQGHLQLGHLGRDFRADTSPISPSEVEGQSPMAVRYRSNNQRRFSMEDVSKRLSLPMDIRLPPEFLQKLQMESPEFPKHLSRMSRRASLSDIGFGKLETYVKLDKLGEGTYATVFKGRSKLTENLVALKEIRLEHEEGAPCTAIREVSLLKNLKHANIVTLHDIIHTERSLTLVFEYLDNDLKQYLDNCGNLMSVHNVKIFMFQLLRGLAYCHGRKILHRDLKPQNLLINERGELKLADFGLARAKSVPTKTYSNEVVTLWYRPPDVLLGSTEYSTPIDMWGVGCIHYEMVTGRPMFPGSTVKEELHLIFRLLGTPTEDTWPGITSNEEFKAYNFTQYRAQPLINHAPRLDSEGIDLLMNLLLYEAKGRISAEAALRHAYFKSLGERVHLLPDNASIFSLKEIQLQKDPGYRASAFQQSARGKNRRQSIF, encoded by the exons ATGAACAAGATGAAAAACTTCAAGCGGAGGTTCTCCCTCTCGGTGCCACGGACGGAGACCATCGAGGAGTCCCTGACAGAGTTCACGGAGCAGTTCAACCAGCTCAACAACCGGAGGAATGAAG ACCTGGCTCAAGGGCACCTGCAGCTGGGACACCTGGGCAGGGACTTCCGAGCAGACACCAGCCCCATCTCCCCCTCCGAGGTGGAAGGCCAGTCCCCCATGGCCGTGCGCTACCGCAGCAACAACCAGCGCCGCTTCTCCATGGAG GATGTCAGCAAGCGTCTCTCCCTGCCCATGGACATCCGCCTGCCCCCCGAGttcctgcagaagctgcagatGGAGAGCCCGGAGTTCCCCAAGCACCTCAGCAGGATGTCCCGACGGGCTTCCCTC TCAGATATTGGGTTTGGGAAGCTGGAAACCTATGTTAAACTGGACAAACTGGGAGAG ggCACTTATGCCACTGTCTTCAAGGGACGCAGCAAACTGACCGAAAACCTTGTTGCCCTGAAGGAAATCCGCCTGGAGCACGAGGAAGGGGCACCTTGCACGGCCATACGGGAAG TGTCGCTGCTGAAGAACCTGAAGCACGCCAACATCGTCACCCTGCACGACATCATCCACACGGAGCGTTCCCTCACCCTCGTCTTCGAGTACCtg GACAACGACCTCAAGCAGTACCTCGATAACTGTGGGAACCTGATGAGCGTACACAACGTGAAG atCTTCATGTTCCAGCTGCTGCGTGGTCTGGCGTACTGTCATGGGAGAAAGATCCTGCACCGAGACCTCAAACCGCAGAACCTGCTCATCAACGAGAGAGGAGAGCTCAAGCTGGCTGACTTCG GACTCGCCAGGGCCAAGTCAGTCCCTACGAAAACGTATTCCAATGAAGTGGTCACGCTGTGGTACCGGCCCCCCGACGTCCTGCTGGGATCTACCGAATATTCCACACCCATCGACATGTG GGGCGTTGGGTGCATCCACTATGAGATGGTCACCGGGAGGCCCATGTTCCCCGGCTCCACGGTGAAAGAAGAGCTGCATTTGATCTTCAGGCTGCTGG gaACCCCAACAGAAGACACCTGGCCTGGAATAACATCCAATGAGGAGTTCAAAGCTTACAATTTCACGCAGTACCGAGCCCAGCCGTTAATAAATCACGCCCCAAG GCTGGACTCAGAAGGCATTGACTTGCTGATGAACCTCCTTCTG TATGAGGCCAAAGGCCGGATTTCGGCGGAGGCAGCCCTGCGGCACGCGTACTTCAAGAGCCTGGGCGAGCGGGTGCATCTCCTGCCGGACA ATGCCTCCATCTTCTCCCTGAAGGAGATCCAGCTTCAAAAGGACCCTGGCTACCGAGCCTCAGCCTTTCAGCAGTCAG cCCGAGGGAAGAACAGGAGGCAGAGTATATTTTAA
- the CDK18 gene encoding cyclin-dependent kinase 18 isoform X2, whose protein sequence is MNKMKNFKRRFSLSVPRTETIEESLTEFTEQFNQLNNRRNEGHLQLGHLGRDFRADTSPISPSEVEGQSPMAVRYRSNNQRRFSMEDVSKRLSLPMDIRLPPEFLQKLQMESPEFPKHLSRMSRRASLSDIGFGKLETYVKLDKLGEGTYATVFKGRSKLTENLVALKEIRLEHEEGAPCTAIREVSLLKNLKHANIVTLHDIIHTERSLTLVFEYLDNDLKQYLDNCGNLMSVHNVKIFMFQLLRGLAYCHGRKILHRDLKPQNLLINERGELKLADFGLARAKSVPTKTYSNEVVTLWYRPPDVLLGSTEYSTPIDMWGVGCIHYEMVTGRPMFPGSTVKEELHLIFRLLGTPTEDTWPGITSNEEFKAYNFTQYRAQPLINHAPRLDSEGIDLLMNLLLYEAKGRISAEAALRHAYFKSLGERVHLLPDNASIFSLKEIQLQKDPGYRASAFQQSARGKNRRQSIF, encoded by the exons ATGAACAAGATGAAAAACTTCAAGCGGAGGTTCTCCCTCTCGGTGCCACGGACGGAGACCATCGAGGAGTCCCTGACAGAGTTCACGGAGCAGTTCAACCAGCTCAACAACCGGAGGAATGAAG GGCACCTGCAGCTGGGACACCTGGGCAGGGACTTCCGAGCAGACACCAGCCCCATCTCCCCCTCCGAGGTGGAAGGCCAGTCCCCCATGGCCGTGCGCTACCGCAGCAACAACCAGCGCCGCTTCTCCATGGAG GATGTCAGCAAGCGTCTCTCCCTGCCCATGGACATCCGCCTGCCCCCCGAGttcctgcagaagctgcagatGGAGAGCCCGGAGTTCCCCAAGCACCTCAGCAGGATGTCCCGACGGGCTTCCCTC TCAGATATTGGGTTTGGGAAGCTGGAAACCTATGTTAAACTGGACAAACTGGGAGAG ggCACTTATGCCACTGTCTTCAAGGGACGCAGCAAACTGACCGAAAACCTTGTTGCCCTGAAGGAAATCCGCCTGGAGCACGAGGAAGGGGCACCTTGCACGGCCATACGGGAAG TGTCGCTGCTGAAGAACCTGAAGCACGCCAACATCGTCACCCTGCACGACATCATCCACACGGAGCGTTCCCTCACCCTCGTCTTCGAGTACCtg GACAACGACCTCAAGCAGTACCTCGATAACTGTGGGAACCTGATGAGCGTACACAACGTGAAG atCTTCATGTTCCAGCTGCTGCGTGGTCTGGCGTACTGTCATGGGAGAAAGATCCTGCACCGAGACCTCAAACCGCAGAACCTGCTCATCAACGAGAGAGGAGAGCTCAAGCTGGCTGACTTCG GACTCGCCAGGGCCAAGTCAGTCCCTACGAAAACGTATTCCAATGAAGTGGTCACGCTGTGGTACCGGCCCCCCGACGTCCTGCTGGGATCTACCGAATATTCCACACCCATCGACATGTG GGGCGTTGGGTGCATCCACTATGAGATGGTCACCGGGAGGCCCATGTTCCCCGGCTCCACGGTGAAAGAAGAGCTGCATTTGATCTTCAGGCTGCTGG gaACCCCAACAGAAGACACCTGGCCTGGAATAACATCCAATGAGGAGTTCAAAGCTTACAATTTCACGCAGTACCGAGCCCAGCCGTTAATAAATCACGCCCCAAG GCTGGACTCAGAAGGCATTGACTTGCTGATGAACCTCCTTCTG TATGAGGCCAAAGGCCGGATTTCGGCGGAGGCAGCCCTGCGGCACGCGTACTTCAAGAGCCTGGGCGAGCGGGTGCATCTCCTGCCGGACA ATGCCTCCATCTTCTCCCTGAAGGAGATCCAGCTTCAAAAGGACCCTGGCTACCGAGCCTCAGCCTTTCAGCAGTCAG cCCGAGGGAAGAACAGGAGGCAGAGTATATTTTAA
- the CDK18 gene encoding cyclin-dependent kinase 18 isoform X1, with protein MNKMKNFKRRFSLSVPRTETIEESLTEFTEQFNQLNNRRNEDLAQGHLQLGHLGRDFRADTSPISPSEVEGQSPMAVRYRSNNQRRFSMESSVHQVHHPLLFWPSPQDVSKRLSLPMDIRLPPEFLQKLQMESPEFPKHLSRMSRRASLSDIGFGKLETYVKLDKLGEGTYATVFKGRSKLTENLVALKEIRLEHEEGAPCTAIREVSLLKNLKHANIVTLHDIIHTERSLTLVFEYLDNDLKQYLDNCGNLMSVHNVKIFMFQLLRGLAYCHGRKILHRDLKPQNLLINERGELKLADFGLARAKSVPTKTYSNEVVTLWYRPPDVLLGSTEYSTPIDMWGVGCIHYEMVTGRPMFPGSTVKEELHLIFRLLGTPTEDTWPGITSNEEFKAYNFTQYRAQPLINHAPRLDSEGIDLLMNLLLYEAKGRISAEAALRHAYFKSLGERVHLLPDNASIFSLKEIQLQKDPGYRASAFQQSARGKNRRQSIF; from the exons ATGAACAAGATGAAAAACTTCAAGCGGAGGTTCTCCCTCTCGGTGCCACGGACGGAGACCATCGAGGAGTCCCTGACAGAGTTCACGGAGCAGTTCAACCAGCTCAACAACCGGAGGAATGAAG ACCTGGCTCAAGGGCACCTGCAGCTGGGACACCTGGGCAGGGACTTCCGAGCAGACACCAGCCCCATCTCCCCCTCCGAGGTGGAAGGCCAGTCCCCCATGGCCGTGCGCTACCGCAGCAACAACCAGCGCCGCTTCTCCATGGAG TCCTCTGTTCATCAGGTGCATCATCCCCTGCTCTTCTGGCCCTCTCCGCAGGATGTCAGCAAGCGTCTCTCCCTGCCCATGGACATCCGCCTGCCCCCCGAGttcctgcagaagctgcagatGGAGAGCCCGGAGTTCCCCAAGCACCTCAGCAGGATGTCCCGACGGGCTTCCCTC TCAGATATTGGGTTTGGGAAGCTGGAAACCTATGTTAAACTGGACAAACTGGGAGAG ggCACTTATGCCACTGTCTTCAAGGGACGCAGCAAACTGACCGAAAACCTTGTTGCCCTGAAGGAAATCCGCCTGGAGCACGAGGAAGGGGCACCTTGCACGGCCATACGGGAAG TGTCGCTGCTGAAGAACCTGAAGCACGCCAACATCGTCACCCTGCACGACATCATCCACACGGAGCGTTCCCTCACCCTCGTCTTCGAGTACCtg GACAACGACCTCAAGCAGTACCTCGATAACTGTGGGAACCTGATGAGCGTACACAACGTGAAG atCTTCATGTTCCAGCTGCTGCGTGGTCTGGCGTACTGTCATGGGAGAAAGATCCTGCACCGAGACCTCAAACCGCAGAACCTGCTCATCAACGAGAGAGGAGAGCTCAAGCTGGCTGACTTCG GACTCGCCAGGGCCAAGTCAGTCCCTACGAAAACGTATTCCAATGAAGTGGTCACGCTGTGGTACCGGCCCCCCGACGTCCTGCTGGGATCTACCGAATATTCCACACCCATCGACATGTG GGGCGTTGGGTGCATCCACTATGAGATGGTCACCGGGAGGCCCATGTTCCCCGGCTCCACGGTGAAAGAAGAGCTGCATTTGATCTTCAGGCTGCTGG gaACCCCAACAGAAGACACCTGGCCTGGAATAACATCCAATGAGGAGTTCAAAGCTTACAATTTCACGCAGTACCGAGCCCAGCCGTTAATAAATCACGCCCCAAG GCTGGACTCAGAAGGCATTGACTTGCTGATGAACCTCCTTCTG TATGAGGCCAAAGGCCGGATTTCGGCGGAGGCAGCCCTGCGGCACGCGTACTTCAAGAGCCTGGGCGAGCGGGTGCATCTCCTGCCGGACA ATGCCTCCATCTTCTCCCTGAAGGAGATCCAGCTTCAAAAGGACCCTGGCTACCGAGCCTCAGCCTTTCAGCAGTCAG cCCGAGGGAAGAACAGGAGGCAGAGTATATTTTAA